The following are from one region of the Alicyclobacillus fastidiosus genome:
- a CDS encoding IS110 family transposase — translation MNPVVGLDIAKGESKGQVFLDKDTPHGKSFNILHTSAGLDQFHDVLRSVEELTGVSPTIIFESTGHYHKPITQFLDEQNYVYILVNPLIAYQAKKTSLRKVKTDALDAYNLCKLYYKEEFEPYKKRGIQLLDLRNLTRQHESITGLCIQTKLQFQAILDQVFPEFRGVFGDLYSKVSLHVLSEFPTADSVLAVTEMDLACRIEQLCPSRSERWAVERAKRLRAAAARNPFRGANLQSHLFSLNMYIKMLLQYQEHLSALENQIDALAMDIEEYEIIQSIPGIGGKIAATILSEIGEIDRFNHPKKLVAFAGVDPRVFESGKFTATVNRISKRGSSRLRHTLFVAVLCSLRKSGSQRLKAFYDRKREEGKPHKVAVIACANKLLHWIYAVLKQKEAFLDMP, via the coding sequence GTGAATCCAGTTGTAGGTCTAGATATTGCTAAAGGTGAAAGCAAAGGACAGGTGTTTCTGGACAAGGATACACCTCATGGAAAGAGCTTTAATATTCTCCATACGAGTGCAGGGCTCGATCAGTTTCACGATGTACTGCGTTCCGTGGAAGAACTGACCGGAGTATCCCCAACCATCATCTTTGAGTCGACTGGGCATTATCACAAACCGATCACCCAGTTTCTTGACGAGCAGAACTATGTATATATCCTGGTTAATCCCTTGATTGCCTACCAAGCAAAGAAAACCAGCCTGCGGAAGGTAAAGACAGATGCTCTTGATGCTTACAATCTATGTAAGCTCTACTACAAAGAAGAGTTTGAGCCGTACAAAAAGCGAGGCATACAGCTGCTCGACCTCCGTAACCTCACACGGCAGCATGAATCGATTACCGGCTTATGCATTCAGACGAAGCTACAGTTTCAGGCGATTTTGGACCAGGTGTTCCCGGAGTTCAGGGGTGTGTTTGGAGATCTGTACTCGAAAGTGTCATTGCATGTCTTGTCCGAATTCCCTACTGCAGATTCTGTCTTAGCTGTGACCGAGATGGATTTAGCATGCAGGATCGAACAATTATGCCCTAGCCGCTCCGAACGTTGGGCTGTGGAAAGAGCGAAGAGACTTAGAGCAGCCGCAGCGAGGAACCCGTTTCGTGGGGCAAACCTGCAAAGTCACCTATTTAGCCTGAATATGTACATTAAAATGCTCCTTCAATACCAAGAGCATCTATCCGCCCTTGAAAACCAGATAGATGCCCTCGCCATGGATATTGAAGAATATGAGATTATCCAATCCATTCCCGGTATAGGTGGAAAAATCGCGGCAACGATCCTTTCCGAAATCGGAGAAATAGATCGGTTTAATCACCCAAAGAAGCTCGTAGCGTTTGCGGGTGTAGACCCTCGCGTGTTCGAGTCTGGTAAGTTCACAGCAACTGTTAATCGCATCAGCAAACGAGGTTCCAGCCGACTTCGCCATACGCTGTTCGTCGCCGTCCTATGCAGTCTGCGTAAGAGTGGCAGCCAGCGATTAAAAGCTTTTTACGACCGGAAACGCGAAGAAGGAAAGCCACATAAGGTAGCGGTAATCGCCTGTGCGAACAAGCTGCTCCATTGGATATACGCTGTGTTGAAACAAAAAGAGGCATTCCTAGACATGCCATAA
- the istB gene encoding IS21-like element helper ATPase IstB, whose amino-acid sequence MLEQRIQHACEELGWSRLPEVLYQHAEQASKENISYLEFLDNLLQEELRAKYERIILTRTRFARLPFQKTLEEFDFTFQPSVDERRMRDLATMRFLSHQENVIFLGPPGVGKTHLAVALGLEAIRQRHSVYFTTANDLVESLEEAHEKGTIRRKLRQYTKPALLIVDEIGYRKMNNAAAHLFFQLVAERYEKGAMVLTSNKSYSEWGDIFGDNVLATAILDRILHHSTTVNIRGESFRIQEKKKAGFLHIGEDGKPMTR is encoded by the coding sequence ATGCTTGAACAACGAATTCAGCACGCATGCGAAGAATTAGGGTGGTCTCGGCTACCCGAGGTCCTTTACCAGCATGCTGAGCAGGCTTCCAAAGAAAATATATCTTACCTTGAATTCTTGGACAATCTCCTGCAGGAGGAACTGCGTGCCAAATACGAACGCATTATACTCACGCGGACTCGTTTCGCCAGGCTTCCGTTTCAGAAGACGCTTGAGGAGTTTGACTTCACATTTCAACCCTCCGTTGACGAGCGAAGAATGCGCGATTTAGCGACCATGCGCTTTCTGAGCCACCAAGAGAACGTGATTTTCTTAGGGCCACCGGGCGTTGGGAAAACACATCTTGCTGTAGCACTCGGACTGGAGGCGATTCGCCAACGGCATTCAGTCTACTTCACCACAGCAAATGATTTAGTTGAGTCACTTGAAGAGGCACATGAGAAAGGAACCATTCGCCGTAAACTGCGGCAATATACCAAGCCAGCGCTGCTGATTGTAGACGAGATTGGGTACCGAAAGATGAATAATGCTGCGGCACATTTATTCTTTCAGCTCGTGGCGGAACGATACGAAAAAGGGGCAATGGTCCTCACTTCAAACAAGTCCTATTCCGAGTGGGGAGATATCTTTGGAGACAATGTGCTTGCAACAGCAATTCTGGATCGCATCTTACACCACTCTACCACGGTAAATATCCGTGGAGAGAGCTTCAGGATTCAGGAGAAGAAGAAGGCCGGGTTCTTGCACATAGGCGAAGACGGTAAACCGATGACTCGCTAG
- the istA gene encoding IS21 family transposase — protein MVKNGEFFVIRDMHDKGMSVSQIAREVGRDRKTVRKWLRESAPGIYKRGTYKPKKIDPYREYVLQRMSEGCVNATVIFDEISEMGYDGGMTQLRVFMKPHRQAVEEKATTRFETLPGEQAQVDWGSFTVNWHGHRKRIYAFVMVLGYSRMMYLEFTENEKLETLMGCHVRAAAYFNGITATCLYDNMKTVVAGQDDRGKPIWNERFAAFAAHHGFKVRRCKPYRARTKGKVENGVKYVRRNFWPRVRTFTGLDDLNRQVRYWLDTVANVRVHGTTHQRPIDRFPEEQLLPMNTMPFESAERHLRKVPSDALVTYETNRYSVPYPLVGYMVEIQDERNGVIRFFHAGKLVAEHTKCTGKHQVSRNKKHFEGILAGGKQKVPQPIPRLIENPAPEVMRRPLSVYDRLLKEEVVR, from the coding sequence TTGGTCAAGAATGGGGAGTTTTTTGTGATTAGGGATATGCATGATAAGGGTATGAGTGTGTCACAAATTGCCCGCGAAGTCGGACGCGACCGAAAAACGGTTCGTAAGTGGTTACGAGAATCCGCCCCCGGTATATATAAACGTGGCACTTACAAACCAAAGAAAATTGACCCGTACCGGGAATACGTGTTGCAGCGTATGAGCGAGGGTTGCGTGAACGCGACCGTTATCTTTGATGAGATTTCAGAGATGGGATATGACGGTGGAATGACGCAACTGCGTGTATTTATGAAGCCGCACCGGCAAGCCGTTGAAGAGAAGGCTACCACACGATTCGAGACGCTGCCCGGTGAACAAGCTCAGGTAGACTGGGGTAGCTTCACAGTGAACTGGCATGGACACAGGAAGAGGATTTATGCGTTTGTGATGGTATTGGGCTACTCTCGCATGATGTACTTAGAATTTACGGAGAATGAGAAGCTAGAAACACTCATGGGTTGCCATGTAAGGGCCGCGGCATATTTCAATGGAATAACCGCGACATGTCTATACGATAACATGAAGACTGTGGTGGCCGGTCAGGATGACCGAGGCAAGCCGATTTGGAATGAGCGGTTCGCCGCCTTTGCAGCACACCATGGGTTTAAGGTCAGGCGCTGTAAACCCTACCGCGCTCGTACGAAGGGAAAGGTGGAAAATGGGGTCAAATACGTCCGAAGGAACTTCTGGCCAAGAGTCCGAACGTTCACTGGGCTTGATGATTTGAACCGGCAAGTAAGGTACTGGTTAGACACGGTGGCGAATGTCCGCGTCCATGGCACCACTCACCAACGGCCAATAGACAGGTTCCCAGAAGAACAACTTCTACCGATGAATACAATGCCCTTTGAAAGTGCGGAGCGTCATCTACGCAAAGTACCTTCTGACGCGTTGGTTACATACGAAACAAATCGTTACTCTGTGCCGTATCCATTGGTGGGCTATATGGTTGAAATACAGGATGAGCGTAACGGTGTAATCCGGTTCTTCCACGCTGGAAAGCTGGTCGCCGAACACACAAAGTGCACAGGCAAGCACCAGGTTTCGAGGAACAAAAAACACTTCGAGGGGATTCTCGCAGGAGGCAAACAAAAGGTTCCCCAACCTATCCCACGCCTCATTGAAAATCCAGCACCCGAAGTGATGCGTCGCCCGCTCTCGGTGTATGACCGTCTTCTGAAAGAGGAGGTCGTACGCTGA
- a CDS encoding AAA domain-containing protein: MGDNKTQKLIKAWLQFMDLEENQKIEVPPQDCLDPKEDEWSLKGNMLRLSEHVFQRLKRAYQTEHSGDGAENARGIYVTFPLLEGFRQMRIPLFGISMDEILQGEYTEDGWDLTQQPSFCAMRNMVASFDVLTEDNIADLDANANPLSLLSAVATKHFSKKIHSLWELYEVIGAWIKGRHTERLYVFWRSETVVAKNLKTDLNDALKSELKNMPLVEQLLYGKLPQDPGQRFVYGRLGKIPAKTQREALVHQYNHALTVVQGPPGSGKTTLIMNAIASYVAHSYLGQRSKLPIVITSSTNKAVDNVRDKFQEMELGDYYLELGSAQKSQAAKKLISAMIETLQSTTDEDLSRKIKDNKSRITSITNQIWGQTDTALEERKSVESRITKLEKSLERLTEQFGRLTVPELDSSALEEGLKYLQALISQLQGRSIVSKLLRGKGLSVEEIELGTKAVTCLRASGAVVGEQTEDLLTPQQWMKLWNDMKAVKSAWVEKTETKEKIAQVQETMRSEKEALQKLQDSISVAEQQLYSEDIHALQERLFYEIVAHNRLIAQQNKQSVVVALNRYQEYMDGKGTVSKDDLYWVFMCFPCIGTTLHSFRRCFPFAPSLIGKLIVDEAGMISINQLFPAVCRAETMLVVGDTKQLEPVVTVAVEDQQRYRDNAFYAQGLTDDDYYAYSPLSPGTATSHHIASGVTRNGQSGEIGLKEHFRCVPPLAKCFDEIANYDLIIQKKDITTPFGVNLLGYHVDGFALRNYTNPMEAEGILQVMDHLLSNGYKLDDIGIISPFRNHIDALRLMICNKYHLPLKEGFAKEQIGTVHTFQGAERRVILFSTVLGYGPVQGLRMFEKPNLLNVAISRAQDLFILVGNTNVIHGVKNRYLDILMKHILANGKLVHLAEEVKEEKYPVTRLIQNCQHITVMERAIKDAKEEVIVIAPWLRQQPVDQFLNVVKDAPYHPKVHVLYGYDRFDKREPLEKMDDFVRTIQNTGGSVQNYATGPQRGTHEKIMIVDRRYAIVGSWNWLSHGYGDRCKEEFEDLKARKVMIRNETSVVTQDKNVISKLLERFQPVIEKA; this comes from the coding sequence ATGGGCGACAACAAGACGCAGAAGTTAATTAAGGCATGGCTTCAATTCATGGACTTAGAAGAGAATCAAAAAATAGAAGTACCCCCCCAAGACTGTCTGGACCCAAAGGAAGACGAGTGGTCTTTGAAGGGGAACATGTTACGCTTGTCCGAACATGTCTTCCAAAGATTGAAGCGTGCATATCAAACAGAACACAGCGGAGATGGGGCCGAAAACGCCCGCGGCATCTACGTGACATTTCCTCTCTTAGAAGGATTTCGTCAAATGCGTATACCGCTTTTTGGCATATCCATGGATGAGATATTGCAGGGCGAATATACCGAGGACGGCTGGGACTTAACACAGCAACCGTCTTTTTGTGCAATGCGAAACATGGTTGCGTCGTTCGACGTACTCACCGAGGATAACATCGCGGACTTGGATGCCAACGCAAATCCCTTGTCGTTGCTGTCTGCCGTTGCGACCAAACACTTCTCTAAAAAAATTCACTCCTTGTGGGAGTTGTACGAGGTCATTGGAGCTTGGATAAAAGGTAGGCATACGGAACGGCTCTATGTATTTTGGAGAAGTGAAACGGTTGTCGCAAAGAATCTCAAAACGGACTTAAATGATGCCTTGAAGAGTGAACTAAAGAACATGCCGCTCGTGGAACAGCTTCTCTATGGAAAGTTGCCTCAGGACCCAGGGCAGAGATTTGTCTACGGTCGATTGGGGAAAATCCCTGCGAAAACCCAGCGAGAGGCGTTGGTGCACCAATATAACCACGCATTAACCGTGGTACAGGGGCCACCAGGTTCCGGGAAGACAACACTCATCATGAATGCCATCGCAAGCTATGTGGCGCATAGTTACCTTGGCCAGCGATCTAAGCTTCCGATTGTCATCACCAGTTCGACCAATAAGGCTGTTGATAATGTCCGCGACAAGTTTCAGGAGATGGAACTCGGTGATTACTACTTAGAGCTCGGTAGCGCTCAGAAATCTCAAGCTGCGAAGAAACTCATTTCAGCGATGATTGAAACCCTTCAGTCGACGACGGATGAGGACCTGTCCAGGAAAATAAAGGATAATAAATCCCGAATTACAAGTATCACAAATCAGATATGGGGGCAAACGGACACAGCGCTCGAGGAACGAAAATCCGTAGAGTCACGTATCACGAAACTGGAAAAATCCCTAGAGCGTCTTACCGAACAATTCGGCCGACTGACAGTTCCTGAACTGGATTCTTCCGCGTTGGAGGAAGGGCTAAAGTACCTCCAAGCACTGATTAGTCAATTACAGGGCCGGAGTATTGTCTCGAAGTTGTTGCGCGGGAAAGGCTTATCGGTGGAGGAGATAGAGCTCGGAACAAAAGCCGTGACGTGTTTGAGAGCGAGCGGTGCGGTAGTTGGTGAGCAAACAGAAGACTTGTTGACCCCACAGCAATGGATGAAACTTTGGAACGATATGAAAGCTGTGAAATCCGCATGGGTGGAAAAGACAGAGACTAAAGAAAAGATCGCACAGGTGCAAGAGACCATGCGCAGCGAAAAGGAGGCTCTGCAAAAGCTGCAGGACTCCATTAGCGTAGCGGAACAACAACTCTATTCCGAAGACATCCATGCGCTTCAGGAGCGCCTGTTTTATGAGATTGTGGCGCATAACCGCTTGATCGCCCAGCAGAATAAGCAATCCGTAGTCGTGGCCCTAAATCGCTATCAAGAGTACATGGATGGAAAAGGCACGGTGTCAAAGGACGACTTGTACTGGGTGTTCATGTGTTTCCCGTGCATTGGAACAACGCTTCACTCCTTCAGACGCTGCTTTCCGTTTGCACCATCACTCATTGGCAAACTGATTGTTGACGAAGCCGGCATGATTTCTATTAATCAGTTGTTCCCAGCGGTGTGTCGAGCAGAGACCATGTTGGTTGTTGGGGATACCAAACAATTAGAACCGGTTGTTACGGTGGCTGTTGAAGATCAACAAAGGTACCGGGACAATGCGTTTTATGCGCAGGGATTAACGGACGACGATTACTACGCGTACTCTCCTTTGTCACCAGGAACAGCAACCTCGCACCACATTGCGTCTGGTGTGACCCGTAACGGGCAAAGTGGTGAAATTGGCCTGAAGGAGCATTTTCGATGTGTTCCGCCACTGGCGAAGTGCTTTGATGAAATCGCCAACTACGATTTGATCATTCAGAAAAAAGACATCACGACACCGTTTGGGGTTAATCTTCTGGGATATCACGTGGATGGATTTGCCCTGCGGAACTATACCAACCCGATGGAAGCCGAGGGCATCTTGCAGGTGATGGACCACTTGCTCAGTAACGGGTACAAATTAGATGACATCGGGATCATCAGTCCATTTCGAAATCATATCGACGCGTTGCGCCTCATGATTTGCAACAAGTATCACCTTCCCTTAAAAGAGGGATTCGCGAAGGAGCAAATTGGTACAGTACACACGTTTCAAGGGGCAGAACGCCGCGTGATTTTATTTTCCACCGTTCTTGGATATGGTCCTGTACAGGGCCTGCGAATGTTTGAGAAGCCGAATTTGCTGAATGTCGCCATATCCCGGGCACAAGATCTCTTTATTCTGGTCGGAAACACGAACGTCATTCATGGGGTAAAGAACCGGTACCTAGACATCTTAATGAAGCACATTTTGGCCAACGGAAAGCTTGTCCATTTGGCGGAGGAGGTCAAAGAGGAAAAGTACCCGGTAACACGATTGATTCAAAACTGCCAGCACATCACGGTGATGGAGCGGGCGATCAAGGATGCAAAAGAAGAGGTTATCGTCATTGCACCTTGGCTTCGGCAACAGCCGGTAGATCAGTTCTTAAACGTCGTAAAGGACGCACCGTACCATCCAAAAGTACACGTGCTTTACGGATACGATCGCTTCGACAAGAGAGAACCCCTTGAAAAGATGGATGACTTTGTGAGGACGATTCAAAATACCGGCGGTAGCGTACAAAACTACGCGACCGGGCCACAACGGGGAACACATGAGAAAATTATGATTGTCGATCGTAGGTACGCGATTGTGGGCAGCTGGAATTGGTTGTCCCATGGGTACGGAGATCGGTGCAAGGAGGAATTTGAAGATCTGAAGGCCCGGAAAGTCATGATCCGGAATGAAACAAGTGTCGTCACCCAAGACAAAAATGTGATTTCGAAGCTATTGGAACGTTTTCAGCCCGTTATAGAAAAAGCATAA
- a CDS encoding zinc-binding alcohol dehydrogenase family protein, protein MKESANMNAAILRSFGESLEIVNLPDPSLGTGEVIVDVVAAPVLSYMNEVISGERQNLFDLPQVPGAGAIGRVRTVGPDATRLSVGDWVFCDPAVRSRDGALTPDITLQGLSARGEGGLKLQKYFRHGSFAEQMRIPTENAVPLGSINQADVVQWCAVSTALVPYGGLLAANLQPGETILVNGATGSFGSACVALALAMGAGCVVAPGRNELALEDLSRRFGHRVRTVKLSGNENVDRTNMQEAGSGSIDCVLDILPPSASTKSVRAAVMSVRPYGRVVLMGGVGMLGGPDLEIHYPWIMRNCITILGQWLYPMEAPSKLISLVRAGLLSLNQFEVSTFSLDQANAAVEHAAANVGPFRITVIQP, encoded by the coding sequence ATGAAGGAGAGTGCGAATATGAATGCTGCTATATTGCGTTCTTTTGGGGAGTCATTGGAGATTGTAAACTTGCCAGATCCCAGTCTAGGTACAGGGGAAGTTATTGTTGATGTTGTGGCAGCACCGGTCTTGTCTTATATGAATGAAGTAATCAGTGGAGAACGTCAAAATTTGTTCGATTTGCCTCAGGTTCCTGGTGCAGGAGCCATTGGTCGTGTTCGAACCGTTGGACCCGACGCAACGAGGCTCTCTGTTGGTGATTGGGTATTTTGTGACCCGGCTGTTCGGTCACGCGATGGAGCCTTGACTCCTGATATCACTCTTCAAGGATTGAGTGCTCGCGGGGAAGGTGGATTGAAACTTCAAAAATATTTTCGACACGGATCGTTTGCTGAACAGATGAGGATTCCGACAGAGAACGCTGTTCCGCTTGGCTCAATCAATCAGGCTGATGTGGTGCAATGGTGCGCAGTAAGCACGGCACTCGTACCCTACGGCGGACTCCTTGCAGCCAACCTACAACCGGGGGAGACAATCTTAGTCAACGGTGCGACTGGGAGTTTCGGGAGTGCATGTGTAGCTCTTGCGTTGGCTATGGGCGCAGGATGTGTAGTTGCACCTGGTCGAAATGAATTGGCGCTCGAAGATTTATCCCGACGTTTTGGTCATCGTGTACGCACGGTAAAACTTTCAGGTAATGAGAATGTGGATCGTACAAACATGCAAGAAGCAGGATCGGGTTCGATTGACTGTGTTTTAGACATCCTTCCACCGTCGGCAAGTACGAAGTCCGTGCGGGCTGCGGTCATGTCCGTTCGCCCTTATGGCAGGGTTGTCTTGATGGGTGGCGTTGGAATGTTGGGTGGACCTGACCTCGAAATACATTACCCTTGGATTATGAGAAACTGCATTACAATCCTTGGTCAATGGCTGTATCCCATGGAGGCACCCAGTAAATTGATTTCGCTTGTCCGTGCTGGACTTCTATCACTCAATCAGTTTGAAGTATCGACATTTTCGTTAGACCAGGCAAATGCCGCAGTTGAACACGCAGCTGCAAACGTAGGTCCTTTTAGAATAACCGTGATCCAGCCTTAA
- a CDS encoding MerR family transcriptional regulator: MKIHELAEKTGLTAPTIRFYEKEGLLDERHVLRLENNYRDYSEEAVTHLTMIKKFQTVGFSLSELKHVFHEHDSNRLTILQVVELLSQKIKETERKRDEFGQILGTLRRMLESKIALMSDLQEANTVFKLR, encoded by the coding sequence ATGAAGATTCATGAGTTAGCAGAAAAAACTGGATTAACAGCCCCTACAATACGTTTTTATGAAAAAGAAGGGCTGTTGGACGAACGTCATGTCCTTAGACTGGAGAATAATTATCGTGATTATTCGGAGGAGGCTGTTACTCACTTAACGATGATAAAGAAATTTCAGACCGTGGGCTTTTCTTTGTCCGAATTGAAGCATGTCTTTCACGAGCATGATTCCAATCGGCTTACCATTTTACAAGTGGTTGAACTGCTTAGCCAAAAGATAAAGGAGACCGAACGTAAACGGGACGAATTCGGACAGATTCTGGGAACTCTTCGGAGAATGTTGGAAAGCAAAATTGCATTGATGAGTGACCTACAGGAGGCCAATACTGTGTTTAAACTTCGGTAA
- a CDS encoding PAS domain S-box protein codes for MTAIHQNDNPLQHISDSGLYKSFFENPDAVYVLDLQGNYVDANQACLDIFGYTREELLNMSFVDIAVPEKLEPWLRCIVKGWAEGKSQTFETTVYHKDGHRVELNITDTPIINENRVVGVFCIAKDITEHKRTDMLLQSVFKHAKDAFIVLDYQGYVVAWNHGAESIFGYSARERVGEKLSLIIPERFRDAHHRGLERYVSTGEKRMIEQTVETVGVHKDGQEIPMELSISTFGEGQQTYFIGIIREITERKHHEQLLRQGRERYESLKRYNPNGICSFDLEWNVMGANPAYERITGYTLDELKQLNVWETLVFEEDVEWKRKAYAHHFLENIETAFRHKDGHRIDVRVTTVPIIVDGKNIGVYTILEDVTQRKITQQQLELSVERYQRLVDNSLDAIVIIQDGKWDFMNSAALQMFGATHEDEIIGRNYIDFLHPDHHEDTNARLATILSDQPVAIVEFKWKKLNGEVFHAELRGTKFNDTAVQVVIRDISDRKQSEETIRQSEKLSAVGQLAAGIAHEIRNPLTALKGFTQLLHAKSSGADRHYFEIMRGEMNRVEGIVDELLVLAKPQTTNFQPHYVQLILQEVITLLSPQALLKNVLIHVDFEVNAPKIFCEESQLKQVFVNVIKNGIEAMPMGGNMFIQLKSDNGKLFIEFTDEGKGVPQDLLPKLGKPFYTTKDRGTGLGLMVSYNIIRNHRGTIAFSSEVGKGTTVSITLPL; via the coding sequence GTGACTGCAATACATCAGAACGACAATCCGTTGCAACACATCTCTGACAGTGGACTGTATAAGTCATTTTTTGAAAATCCAGATGCAGTTTACGTTTTGGATTTGCAAGGAAACTATGTAGACGCTAATCAAGCCTGCTTGGATATTTTCGGATATACCCGTGAGGAACTTTTAAATATGTCGTTCGTGGATATAGCGGTTCCGGAAAAACTCGAACCGTGGTTGAGGTGTATTGTTAAGGGATGGGCAGAGGGTAAGTCCCAGACCTTTGAGACAACTGTTTACCATAAAGATGGGCATCGCGTGGAACTGAATATTACCGACACACCAATTATTAATGAAAACAGAGTTGTTGGTGTGTTTTGCATTGCCAAGGACATAACAGAACATAAACGGACAGACATGTTGCTCCAATCTGTCTTTAAACATGCCAAGGACGCATTTATCGTCCTTGATTACCAAGGCTACGTCGTAGCTTGGAACCATGGTGCCGAAAGTATCTTTGGATACAGTGCTCGTGAGCGTGTTGGGGAAAAGCTTTCCCTTATTATACCTGAGCGTTTTCGAGACGCCCATCATCGTGGATTGGAACGGTACGTTTCTACGGGCGAAAAACGGATGATTGAACAAACCGTTGAGACAGTCGGGGTGCACAAGGATGGGCAGGAAATACCCATGGAACTCTCAATCTCTACGTTTGGTGAGGGGCAGCAAACGTATTTCATAGGAATTATTCGGGAAATCACGGAACGAAAACACCATGAACAGCTGTTGCGACAGGGTAGGGAAAGATATGAGTCTTTAAAGCGATATAACCCGAACGGCATTTGTTCTTTTGATTTAGAATGGAACGTTATGGGGGCAAATCCTGCTTACGAACGAATCACAGGATATACGTTGGACGAACTTAAGCAGTTGAATGTCTGGGAGACGTTGGTCTTTGAAGAAGATGTCGAGTGGAAACGCAAAGCCTATGCACATCACTTTTTAGAAAATATCGAAACGGCTTTTAGGCATAAAGATGGACATCGTATCGATGTAAGAGTGACTACCGTACCTATCATTGTTGACGGTAAAAACATAGGTGTTTACACGATCTTAGAGGACGTCACGCAACGAAAAATAACCCAACAGCAACTTGAACTGTCTGTAGAGCGCTATCAACGTTTAGTAGATAACTCTCTAGACGCCATCGTCATTATTCAGGATGGTAAATGGGACTTCATGAACAGTGCAGCTTTGCAAATGTTTGGGGCAACACATGAAGACGAAATCATCGGGAGGAACTATATAGATTTTCTTCATCCCGATCATCATGAGGATACCAACGCGCGCCTTGCCACCATACTGTCAGACCAACCAGTTGCTATCGTTGAGTTCAAATGGAAGAAATTGAACGGAGAAGTCTTCCACGCTGAACTGCGCGGAACCAAGTTCAATGATACGGCCGTTCAAGTAGTTATTCGTGACATTAGCGATCGAAAGCAATCCGAAGAAACCATTAGGCAATCTGAGAAACTTTCTGCAGTTGGTCAATTGGCTGCGGGAATTGCTCACGAAATTAGGAACCCACTCACAGCACTTAAAGGCTTCACCCAGTTGCTGCACGCAAAGTCGAGTGGGGCCGACAGGCACTACTTCGAGATAATGCGTGGTGAAATGAATCGTGTTGAAGGAATAGTGGATGAACTACTGGTGCTCGCGAAACCTCAAACGACAAACTTTCAGCCACATTACGTACAGCTAATTTTACAAGAAGTCATCACACTGCTGTCCCCCCAGGCATTGCTGAAAAATGTTCTGATTCATGTCGATTTCGAAGTCAATGCACCCAAAATATTTTGCGAAGAGAGCCAACTGAAACAAGTGTTCGTGAATGTGATTAAAAACGGAATCGAAGCCATGCCTATGGGCGGAAACATGTTTATTCAATTGAAATCAGATAACGGTAAGCTATTTATCGAGTTTACAGATGAAGGTAAAGGAGTACCGCAAGACCTTCTCCCAAAACTGGGGAAACCGTTCTATACCACCAAAGACCGAGGGACAGGACTCGGGCTAATGGTGAGCTACAACATCATTCGAAATCACCGTGGAACAATTGCATTCTCTAGTGAAGTAGGTAAAGGTACCACGGTTAGTATCACACTACCTTTGTGA